The Thermoanaerobacter uzonensis DSM 18761 sequence ATTTTCCTCTAAAACCATCACTTTTATAAGCATTATATGCTTCTTTAAATCTATGTCCGTGTTCAGAAATGCCAATCTCAACTAGACCTTTACTTAAACCAGAATCTATAAACTTCTTAAGCCATTCTATAGTATAAGGGCCGTTTTCTATGTGGACGTGATAATCTGCAGCCATATTTTTCCTCCTTTTCAACAATATAAAACTTTAAAATTTTAATATCTTACAACATTATAATATTTTGCAAAAACTAATGCAATTTGTGTTATAATAATTTAAAGTGATTGATTTAATTTGTGAGGTGAGATGTTTTATCCTCTTTACAATCACTTTAAAATCCTATATAATAAATAAGTATTTATTTTTACGAGGTGCTTTTTTATGAACTGGCGGGATGACAAAAATTTAAAAGAATTTATTTAAACTTAAAGGGATACGAGTCTCTATTTTTCCAAAATAGAGATTTTTTTATGGGTTATAAACTATTAAAAGTCAGTTTAAAAAAACGATAATACACTTAAGAGGTGAGATGATGGCGAAATATATTTTTGTAACAGGAGGAGTTGTGTCTTCCTTAGGCAAAGGCATAACTGCTGCATCACTTGGTAGGCTTTTAAAAAGTCGTGGCATATCAGTTGCTGTTCAAAAATTTGACCCTTATATAAACATAGACCCTGGTACCATGAGTCCATACCAACATGGTGAAGTTTTTGTTACAGAAGATGGGGCGGAGACAGACTTAGACCTTGGTCATTATGAGAGGTTTATAGACATTAACCTTACCAAAAATAGCAATGTAACTGCAGGTAAAGTGTACTGGACTGTCATCACAAAAGAGAGAAAAGGGGATTATCTTGGTGCCACAGTTCAAGTAATACCTCACATAACGAACGAAATTAAAGAAAGAGTATACAGAGTTGCAAAAGAAAAAAATGTGGACGTAGTAATAACAGAAATTGGTGGTACAGTAGGAGACATAGAAAGCCTTCCTTTCCTTGAAGCTATAAGACAAGTGGCAATTGAACAAGGAAGAGAAAATGTCATGTTTATTCATGTGACATTAGTACCTCATCTCGGAAAGACGGGAGAATTAAAAACAAAACCTACTCAACACAGCGTAAAAGAACTGCGTTCAATAGGTATTCAACCCGATATGATTGTATGCAGAACAGAACTTCCTCTTACGCAAGATTTAAAAGAAAAAATTGCACTCTTTTGTAACGTAAGCGTAGAAGCTGTCATAGAAAATAGGGATGTAGAATCAATTTATCAAGTGCCTTTGGAACTAGAGAGGCAAAAAGTAGACGAATACGTGTTAAAAAGGTTGAATTTGCCTATTGGAGAATCGGACTTAAAAGAATGGAGAGAATACGTGGAAAGAGAAAAGAACCCCACAAGACAGGTAGAAGTAGCTTTGGTGGGAAAATACGTTGACCTTCATGATGCTTATATAAGTGTTGTAGAAGCATTAAAACATGCGGGAGTTTATCATAGAGCTGCTGTGAATATAAGGTGGGTAAATGCTGAGCATGTAAATGATGAGACAGTGGAAAAACTTTTAAAAGGAGCAGACGGTATATTAGTGCCGGGAGGATTTGGTGATAGAGGCATTGAAGGCAAAATAAGAGCTATCCAGTATGCAAGGGAGAACAAAATTCCTTACCTTGGATTGTGCCTTGGGATGCAGTGTGCTGTAATAGAATTTGCGAGAAATGTAGCAGGACTAAAAGGAGCTAATTCTACAGAGTTTGACCCGGATACTTCCCATCCTGTAATAGACCTCATGCCTGAACAAAAAGACATAGATGAAAAAGGCGGTACAATGAGATTGGGGGTGTATCCTTGTAAAGTAATTGAAGGGACAAAAGCTTATGAAGCCTATAAAGACGAATTAATTTATGAAAGACATAGGCATAGATACGAGTTCAATAACCAATATCGGGAACTTTTAACCTCAAAAGGCCTTGTACTTTCAGGGCTTTCTCCTGATGAGAGGCTGGTTGAAATGATAGAATTAAAAGACCATCCTTATTTTGTGGCATCCCAATTCCACCCGGAATTCAAGTCAAGACCTTTAAAACCTCATCCATTATTTAGAGATTTTATAGGAGCAATGTTAAAAGAGAAAGAGTAAGGGTTGGATAATATCCAGCCCTTAAATTTTACTTGATAGTTATGAACAAAAAAGCTATAATATATCTAGAAATTAATTTTAAAATTAATCTGGAGGTGAAAACAAATGGAAGAAGTCATTGGAGTAGACAAATTAAGACCCAAATTAGGTGAATATTTAGAAAAAGTAGAAAAAGGCGATGTGATAATAGTTTCTTCTCGATCTGAACCCAAAGGAGTTATAATAAGTTATTCTATGTACAATCAATTAAAAGAACTTGAAAAGAAGGCAAAACAATTAGAGATTATGCAAATTTTAAACGAATTTAGAAGTAAAGCCGAAACAGCAGGCTTATCTGAAGAAGACGTACAAAAAGAGATAGAGGAAGCACGAAAATGCGGGCAGTAATTGATACTAATGTTTTAATTTCAGCTTTTATTAGCAAAAAAAGCTATCCTGCAAAAGTTATCGATTACTGGGTCTTAAATAAATTTAACCCGGTAGTAAGTAAAGAAATTGTGGAAGAATATGCTGATGTATTGACACGAGATAAGTTTGCTGTTTTTGGCACTATTGAGAGAAGACTTGACTTGCTAAATAGGCTTTTATCTTTTGATTGGGTTTTATTTGTATATCCAAAACAAAAAATAGAGGTTATAAAAGAAGACCCAAAAGATAATATTTTCTTAGAGTGTGCTTTAGAAGGAAGTTGTGACTTCATAGTCACAGGTGACAATCATTTGCTTCAACTTAAAGAGTATAAAAATATTAAAATAGTGAAAGCAGAAGAATTTGTAACCATATTGTAATCCTTTTGCAATATAACTGTAACATAAGTATATTACAATAAATTCAATAAGAAGTAGAAAAACAAAAGAGGAGGGGACCAATGGGAAGAAAGGGAAAGTATCTGTTCATTTTTTTATTAATTTTTCTAAT is a genomic window containing:
- a CDS encoding CTP synthase yields the protein MAKYIFVTGGVVSSLGKGITAASLGRLLKSRGISVAVQKFDPYINIDPGTMSPYQHGEVFVTEDGAETDLDLGHYERFIDINLTKNSNVTAGKVYWTVITKERKGDYLGATVQVIPHITNEIKERVYRVAKEKNVDVVITEIGGTVGDIESLPFLEAIRQVAIEQGRENVMFIHVTLVPHLGKTGELKTKPTQHSVKELRSIGIQPDMIVCRTELPLTQDLKEKIALFCNVSVEAVIENRDVESIYQVPLELERQKVDEYVLKRLNLPIGESDLKEWREYVEREKNPTRQVEVALVGKYVDLHDAYISVVEALKHAGVYHRAAVNIRWVNAEHVNDETVEKLLKGADGILVPGGFGDRGIEGKIRAIQYARENKIPYLGLCLGMQCAVIEFARNVAGLKGANSTEFDPDTSHPVIDLMPEQKDIDEKGGTMRLGVYPCKVIEGTKAYEAYKDELIYERHRHRYEFNNQYRELLTSKGLVLSGLSPDERLVEMIELKDHPYFVASQFHPEFKSRPLKPHPLFRDFIGAMLKEKE
- a CDS encoding putative toxin-antitoxin system toxin component, PIN family; the encoded protein is MRAVIDTNVLISAFISKKSYPAKVIDYWVLNKFNPVVSKEIVEEYADVLTRDKFAVFGTIERRLDLLNRLLSFDWVLFVYPKQKIEVIKEDPKDNIFLECALEGSCDFIVTGDNHLLQLKEYKNIKIVKAEEFVTIL
- a CDS encoding type II toxin-antitoxin system Phd/YefM family antitoxin, with the translated sequence MEEVIGVDKLRPKLGEYLEKVEKGDVIIVSSRSEPKGVIISYSMYNQLKELEKKAKQLEIMQILNEFRSKAETAGLSEEDVQKEIEEARKCGQ